From Vibrio aerogenes, a single genomic window includes:
- a CDS encoding lysozyme inhibitor LprI family protein, giving the protein MRRLSVLGLVLTIACPGSLWAKSEFDVMYDACINESGPINNSVVYMCSERASQQAKDEINRRYVSVYAKLKKQGKEEADKLENAQKGWLKYRNNYCELKGLYVGSPMYAYCPMRMNISRALELRTLDENIQ; this is encoded by the coding sequence ATGCGTCGATTGAGTGTGCTTGGGTTAGTTCTGACAATTGCCTGTCCCGGAAGTCTGTGGGCGAAATCAGAATTTGATGTGATGTATGACGCGTGTATCAATGAGTCAGGTCCCATTAATAATTCTGTGGTCTATATGTGTTCTGAACGAGCGTCACAGCAGGCCAAAGATGAAATTAACCGCAGATATGTTTCTGTTTATGCCAAGTTGAAAAAACAGGGAAAAGAAGAAGCAGATAAGCTGGAAAATGCCCAGAAAGGCTGGCTGAAGTACAGGAATAATTACTGTGAACTGAAGGGGCTGTATGTGGGTTCGCCGATGTACGCTTATTGCCCGATGAGAATGAATATTTCCCGCGCACTTGAACTGAGAACACTGGATGAAAATATTCAGTAA
- a CDS encoding helix-turn-helix domain-containing protein, translating into MDDNLQLIGDFLRRKRESLSPEMMGLPKPARSRTPGLRREDVASMAGISSVWYSKIERGKAEGISPMVLSALADALQLNSSEQNYLHTLASRKQTEIKMPCSHTSAETQRLLTLMNPLPVMLINDYFDIVSANESFSEMCGLDINALPQDERNYVWLTMTNLQWQQFLCITSDDDLVTHVTRQAGFMRNTMASRPNDHRLQSLVSRFVTQPVFAAAWGKNTVQQCPDSMLYSFHHARLGEMVFKKQIWTNAFGEATGRMNVYHPQNEADFERLAGVMGGKSHLSGTSFLPGGGI; encoded by the coding sequence ATGGATGACAACTTGCAATTAATCGGTGATTTTCTGCGGCGAAAACGTGAAAGTCTGTCCCCGGAAATGATGGGACTGCCGAAACCTGCCCGCAGCCGGACGCCCGGACTCCGGCGGGAAGATGTGGCGTCTATGGCGGGGATTAGTTCAGTCTGGTACAGCAAGATTGAACGGGGCAAAGCGGAAGGGATTTCACCGATGGTGTTATCTGCACTGGCTGATGCATTGCAGCTGAATTCATCTGAGCAGAATTATCTTCATACGCTGGCATCCCGCAAGCAAACTGAGATCAAAATGCCTTGTTCGCACACATCAGCAGAGACACAGCGCCTACTGACGTTAATGAATCCGCTGCCGGTGATGCTGATTAATGACTACTTTGACATTGTCAGCGCCAATGAGAGTTTCAGTGAGATGTGCGGTCTGGACATCAATGCATTGCCGCAGGATGAGCGGAATTATGTCTGGCTGACGATGACCAATCTGCAATGGCAACAGTTTTTATGTATTACCAGTGACGATGATCTGGTGACACATGTGACCCGGCAGGCTGGCTTTATGCGTAATACGATGGCGTCCCGCCCGAATGATCACCGTCTGCAATCACTGGTCAGCCGCTTTGTGACACAGCCGGTATTCGCCGCCGCCTGGGGCAAAAATACCGTGCAGCAATGTCCGGATTCGATGCTTTATTCATTTCACCACGCCCGGCTGGGAGAGATGGTCTTTAAAAAACAGATCTGGACGAATGCTTTTGGTGAAGCGACCGGACGAATGAATGTATATCATCCGCAAAATGAAGCTGACTTTGAGCGTCTGGCTGGCGTCATGGGCGGGAAGAGCCATCTCAGTGGGACATCCTTTTTACCTGGGGGTGGTATATAA